TGGACTTAGGACCGATATAATAGCACTTATTACAATTATGATGAAAATCAAAGTAATTTCCCTAAATCCCATCAATTTTTTTAGTAAGCTTTTGTTAGATGATGTATTTAAAGTAGTATTTGACATTTTTAAAATACTCCTCCTTTCTCGCAATTAAGTTAAATTACTTGTGTGCAGCAAGCTGCATGATGTTCTCTTCTGTGATTTTTTCTCCAGAGAGTTCTCCAGTTATCCTTCCTTCTCTCATGACAAGTACCCTGTCACACATTCCAATTATCTCGGGAAGCTCAGATGAGATTAGAATAATCCCTATTCCGTTTTTTGCAAGCTCTCTTAAAAGACTATGAATTTCTGCCTTTGCACCAACATCTATTCCACGTGTAGGCTCATCCAAAATCAAAATCTTTGGATTTATAGCAAGCCATTTTGCTATCATTACCTTTTGCTGATTCCCACCTGAAAGACTCATAACAAGCTGTACATATGATGAAGTTTTTACATTTAGTTTTTTAACATACTTATCTGCAAGCGAAAGTTCATGATTTTTGTCAATCAAAAACTTTTTGTAATCATATTTGAGATGTATTGCCGAGACATTGTGCGCAACAGGAAGTTTTAGAAAAAGACCAAACTGTTTTCTGTCTTCTGTAACATAACCGATTTTATGCCAGATAGCATCTTCAAACGAGCTTATCTCAATCCTTTTTCCTTCAAGATAAATTTCCCCACAATGCTTTGGCAAAATTCCGCAGATTGTCTGGGCAAGCTCAGTTCTTCCGCTTCCTACAAGCCCTGCAAAACCTAAAATTTCACCTTCTCTGAGCGAAAATGAAACATTGTAAACCTTGTCAGAGCTAATGTTTTCCACCCTGAAGATCTCTTTGCCAACATATGTGCTCTTTGGCGGGTACATCTCTTTGATTTCTCTTCCCACCATCAGGCTTACAACCTGGTCAGGGTTTGTCTCAGACGTATTCAGCGTTTTGATGTATCTGCCATCGCGAAGGACAGTGATTCTGTCTGCAAGCTCAAAAATCTCACGTAGCCTGTGAGAAATGTAAAGAATGCTTATTCCTTTTGCCTTTAAATCTTTTATGATTTTAAAGAGCACTGCTGCATCAGCTTCAGATAAAGCCGATGTTGGCTCATCCAAAATCAAAAGTTTGCAGTTAAATGTAATTGCCTTTGCAATCTCAACAATCTGCTGTTGCGCAACGTTCAAGTTTGCAACCTTGTCAGTTGGCTTTATGTTCACCTCATCAAACAAAGACAAGACCTCTTGCGACATCTTGTTGAGCGTCTTATAATCCACAATCTTTGCTGACTTTTCTGGAAGCCTCCCTATATATATATTCTCAGCAACAGTAAGATGCGGACAGAGCGCAAGCTCCTGGTGAACTATGCTAATGCCAAGATTTTGTGCATCCCTTGGTGACCTTATGTTGACTTTCTTGCTTTCAAGGTATATCTCACCTTTGTCTGGAAGAAGACTTCCTGATATGATATTCATCAAAGTTGATTTTCCAGCACCGTTTTCACCAACTATCGCATGAATTTCAGCTTTGTTTACAGAAAACGAAACATCAGAAAGTGCAACTGTCCCTGGAAAAATCTTTGTAATTCCATGCAGCCTTAAAAGTTCGCTATCAGTGGAGCTTTTCATGCAAATCTCACCTCGCTTTGTTAAAAATTATTGTAGTTTTGGTAAATCTATTTACTCTGATTTATCATTTGCTTTTCTATTTATATATATTCTACACCAAAATCAAAAATCCTTCTTTTTTAATCAAAAAATTTTTATTATTTTGAACGATGTTATCAAAAGTGTTCAGATTGTTGACAGGCTTGATAAAATGTAATACACTGAAGAAAAGAAAACGTATTAAACTTGTTCACATACAACTTTTTCGGTGATATAATTTTCATATAACTTGCAAAAGTGGTGAATATTGATGCTTGTTGCAGAAAGGCTAAAAAAGATAAAGGAAATACTTCTTCAGAAAAAGCACATTGACGTTGCAACACTTGCAGAACTTCTGAGCGTTTCAGAGGTAACAATCAGGCGTGACTTAGACAGGCTTGAGAGCGAAGGATTTTTGATAAAAACTTACGGCGGGGCAATCTTGAAAGAAGAGGCAGCAAAGATTCTATCACCTACAATATCAGAAGACTCTGAAAAAGAAGCAATAGCAAAAGTATGCTCTTACATGATAGAAAGTAATCAGGCGATAATCCTTGCTGGTGGAAATATATTAAGGCTTGTTCCAAAGTATATAAAGGAAAAACAAAACATAATAGTTTTGACAAACGACCTTCTTTTGGCAATAGAGTGTGGAAAGCTTTCCATCCAGACAATTGTGACAGGTGGTTATATTGTTGGAAATACCTTCACCTTGGCAGGGCCTATGCTTGTAAATCCAAATCTTGATATTTTTGTTGACAAGGCATTTATTGAGGTTGACGGAGTGTCTTTAGAGCGTGGTTTTACTGTCAACAATGTTGAGTTTGCAAATGCATATAAGTATTTTAAGTCAATTGCCAAAGAAACAATTATTGTTGCTGACTCCTCCAAGTTTGATAAAATTTCACTTTTTCAGATTGCAAAGGTTGATGAGATCAAAAAGGTTATAAGCGACACAAATGTACCTGATGAGTATAAATCATTTTTCTTTGAAAACGGCACACAGATATTTTGCAGTTTTGACTTTTCTGACCTTGAAAGAGAGGTTTGAAGCTGTTATGTCAATTGTCTTAGAAAACGTATCAAAGAAGTTTGAAGAATTTTATGCCTTAAAGAGAATTAACCTTGAATTTTTTGAGGGCGAAGTGCATGTAATATTAGGTAAAAACGGTTCTGGCAAGACTACTCTAACAAAGGTTATCAACGGAACATACCAGCCATCTGAAGGAAAAGTTATAATAAACGGCAAGGCTTTTTCAAGTCTAAATCCGCTTTTGGCAAAGTCGCTTGGGATTTTCACTGTGCATCAGGAACTTTTGTACTTTCCGCACCTTTCTGTTGCAGAAAATATCTTCATTGAAAACAAGCCGAAAAATAGCCTTGGATTTATTAGCACTAAAAAGATGATAAAGCTCTCTTCTGAAATCCTTGCTAAAATGGGTGTTAACATAAATCCAGAGGCAAGTTGCAAAAACCTTGGCACATCTCAGCTTCAGGTGATAGAGATTTGCCGTGCACTTGTGCAAGATGCAAAGGCTATTATATTCGATGAGCCAACAGCCGGTCTTACTTCGTATGAGATAGAAAACCTTTTTAGAATTATCAAGGAGCTAAAGCAAAAAGGAATCATCATAATATTTGTCACAAATATGGTAGAGGAAGCACTCTCCATTGCTGATAGAATAACAATCCTGCGCGACGGCGAGGTTGTGGCATCTGATAAAGTAACAAGCTTTAATCTGAACAGGGCAATTTCCCTCATCTTTGGAAGCATAAACAGAACATATCCAAAGCTAAAAGTAGAAAAGGGGCCGGTCATTTTTAGCGTCAAAAATTTAACAAAGTCTGGGATAATTGAGGACATATCATTTGATGTAAGAAGCGGCGAGGTGTATGGAATAGCAGGGCTTGTTGGCTCTGGTCGAAGCTTTTTGGCAAAAGCACTTTTTGGTGCTGAAAAAGTAGACTCGGGAGAGATTTTTATTAAAGGAAATTTTTTGAAGCTTTCAAGCCCATCTGATGCAATAAAAAATGGCATTGCATTTATGAGCGAAGATAGGATTGGCACAGGACTTTTTAAGACTTTGAACATTGCAGATAACATCATCTCATCTAATATTTGGAATATTGTAAATGGGTTTTTCATTGACTCATCACGTCAAGAGAAGATTGCAAATTTTTTTATAAAGCGGCTTGGGATAAAGCCAAAGGAAATCTCACAAAAGATAGCAACTCTATCTGGAGGTAATCAGCAAAAGGTTTTGATCGCCAAGTGGTTATTTTCCCAGTCTTTAGTATTTATTCTTGATGAGCCAACAAAGGGTTTGGATTTGGCATCTAAGGTTGAGGTGTACAACATCATAAACGAGCTTGCGCGAATTGGCTGTGCAATTATTTTCATCTCCTCTGAATTTTCAGAGCTAATTGGCATGTGCGATAGGATTTTGGTTTTGAGAGAAGGCAAAAAAGTTCATGAGTTTTCTAAGAAGGAAATGGATTATGATAGAATTTTAAAAAGTGCGATGGGAATTTTAGAAAGCAAATAACAAAAAATCTTGATGGTATAACACCACCAAGATTAAAACTTTTCACTCTTCATTGTCATATTGCGGCATAGCATGATAAGGATGAGGTTTTTCTTTCTTTATTATAGTTGCCTTAAACTCTCTTATCATATCAAGCTTTTTGATTATGATATTTTGCTTTTGAATGAGCTTTTCTAAAATCTCTGCAACAAGCTTTTGAAGACTAAGTAGCTGCGAAAAATCCTCAGCTTTTGGAAGATCATGGCTCCCAACAACTCTTTTTATCTTCTCAGCCTCAGCGTTCATAAGATTTGCAATAGCCATCTCTTCCTTTGCAATAGACTCTAAAATCTCATTTATAATTTCATCCCTTGGCTTTCTGACAAACTCTGGACCACTCAAAGCTATCATCACTTCCTTACTTTACAGACTTGCACTTGGCAGTTATCAACACTAAAAAGCATCCTTTGATTCTTCTTTTGTCTACTACCTCAAGATCAGCCCACTCAATATACATCTTAACATCGCAGCAGCCACAAAAGCTTTTGTGAGTTTCTTCCAAGCATTTGATGTTTATAAAAGCATCAACATCATGGCATAAATGTACATTGTGGACAGATTGCTGTGGATTTGCAGCTGTGTACATCACATTTAAGTTTATTGTCCCTGTGACAACTATTTTGTCACCAAGTGGCCCGCAGATTAGCTTGCACTTTTTTCTTGTAATTTGCATCACTACCGACGAAAAATCTTCTATCTCTGGCTTTGACTCTGGAATTTCAAACTCTGCCTTTGTCAGCACTTGTTTATAAACGTGTGTCTTTTTTACATCGTCATACTCATGTGGCTCAATTATCCCTAAGTATGCACAACCTTTTTGTATTTCCATCTTTTCCTATAGACCTTTTTAACATTGTTCTAATGTTGATTTTATGGCAACTTCTCCTATTTTATGATACTAAATTTAGCCAAGTACAGATGATAGTGCGCTATTTAATGTTGCCCAGATGAAAAGGACTGTGCATTTTTCAATTGTTCTTGGGTCAAGAAGTGATACTGTCACATCTTCAATCAGCACGTTAGGTTTCCCAACCAAAACATCGTTTAAAGTGATACCCAATGTCTGCAGAAGCTGTAATGTGTTTGTACCAGCAGGAAGCTTAAGTGGCACTTCAATGAATGTGCAAAATGGTTCAACATACAAAACTGAGTGAACAGACTGCTCAGGGACATTGGCTGTGTATATGATCTTTTGTTTGAGCTCACCATCAACAACAATTTTCAGTCCAACAGGTGTTGGAATTACTCTCGAGTCTGTCACCTTTGCTTCAATCAAAACTGTGTTTATTTGCTCAACGTCAGGTTTTTCCTGAGGAATTGTGAGTTTTTCTTCTACAATATATTCTGTGTTAGGATTTGTCGGAAGTAAAGTTGGAAAGCTTGACGCATCAGCAATTCCGATTATGTCAACAAAATTTCTAAGCATTCTTTCTCACACCTCCATAAAATCAATTGTTCTAAGCTGGCAAGTAGGTTGCCAATAGCGCGTTTACTCTTACCCATGCAAAAAGTATTGCACATTTTTTGGCTTTTCTTGTGTCAATCTGGGATATAGAAAAGTCTTCTATAATGATATTTGGTGGTGCGCTGACTACATCATCTAAGGTAATTCCAAGGGTTTGTAAAAGGTTTAGCACATTCTGACCAGATGGAAGATTGAGTGGTATATCTATAAAGTTGCAAAAGCCTGTTATAAACATTGCTGAGTGAATAGACTGTGTTGGCTCATTTGCAACATATGTTATCTTTTGCTTAAGTTCACCTTCGATAATTACTTTTAGCCCGGTTGGTGTTGCAATTGCATAGTAGTTTTTTATACTTGCCTCTACCATAACAGAGACAATTTGTTCCATCTCAGGCTTTTCTGCAGGTATTGTAACTTGTTCCTCTACCTCAAACTGGTTGTA
The sequence above is drawn from the Caldicellulosiruptor bescii DSM 6725 genome and encodes:
- a CDS encoding sugar ABC transporter ATP-binding protein yields the protein MKSSTDSELLRLHGITKIFPGTVALSDVSFSVNKAEIHAIVGENGAGKSTLMNIISGSLLPDKGEIYLESKKVNIRSPRDAQNLGISIVHQELALCPHLTVAENIYIGRLPEKSAKIVDYKTLNKMSQEVLSLFDEVNIKPTDKVANLNVAQQQIVEIAKAITFNCKLLILDEPTSALSEADAAVLFKIIKDLKAKGISILYISHRLREIFELADRITVLRDGRYIKTLNTSETNPDQVVSLMVGREIKEMYPPKSTYVGKEIFRVENISSDKVYNVSFSLREGEILGFAGLVGSGRTELAQTICGILPKHCGEIYLEGKRIEISSFEDAIWHKIGYVTEDRKQFGLFLKLPVAHNVSAIHLKYDYKKFLIDKNHELSLADKYVKKLNVKTSSYVQLVMSLSGGNQQKVMIAKWLAINPKILILDEPTRGIDVGAKAEIHSLLRELAKNGIGIILISSELPEIIGMCDRVLVMREGRITGELSGEKITEENIMQLAAHK
- a CDS encoding DeoR/GlpR family DNA-binding transcription regulator, which translates into the protein MLVAERLKKIKEILLQKKHIDVATLAELLSVSEVTIRRDLDRLESEGFLIKTYGGAILKEEAAKILSPTISEDSEKEAIAKVCSYMIESNQAIILAGGNILRLVPKYIKEKQNIIVLTNDLLLAIECGKLSIQTIVTGGYIVGNTFTLAGPMLVNPNLDIFVDKAFIEVDGVSLERGFTVNNVEFANAYKYFKSIAKETIIVADSSKFDKISLFQIAKVDEIKKVISDTNVPDEYKSFFFENGTQIFCSFDFSDLEREV
- a CDS encoding sugar ABC transporter ATP-binding protein → MSIVLENVSKKFEEFYALKRINLEFFEGEVHVILGKNGSGKTTLTKVINGTYQPSEGKVIINGKAFSSLNPLLAKSLGIFTVHQELLYFPHLSVAENIFIENKPKNSLGFISTKKMIKLSSEILAKMGVNINPEASCKNLGTSQLQVIEICRALVQDAKAIIFDEPTAGLTSYEIENLFRIIKELKQKGIIIIFVTNMVEEALSIADRITILRDGEVVASDKVTSFNLNRAISLIFGSINRTYPKLKVEKGPVIFSVKNLTKSGIIEDISFDVRSGEVYGIAGLVGSGRSFLAKALFGAEKVDSGEIFIKGNFLKLSSPSDAIKNGIAFMSEDRIGTGLFKTLNIADNIISSNIWNIVNGFFIDSSRQEKIANFFIKRLGIKPKEISQKIATLSGGNQQKVLIAKWLFSQSLVFILDEPTKGLDLASKVEVYNIINELARIGCAIIFISSEFSELIGMCDRILVLREGKKVHEFSKKEMDYDRILKSAMGILESK
- a CDS encoding SPOCS domain-containing protein: MEIQKGCAYLGIIEPHEYDDVKKTHVYKQVLTKAEFEIPESKPEIEDFSSVVMQITRKKCKLICGPLGDKIVVTGTINLNVMYTAANPQQSVHNVHLCHDVDAFINIKCLEETHKSFCGCCDVKMYIEWADLEVVDKRRIKGCFLVLITAKCKSVK
- a CDS encoding DUF3794 domain-containing protein, which produces MLRNFVDIIGIADASSFPTLLPTNPNTEYIVEEKLTIPQEKPDVEQINTVLIEAKVTDSRVIPTPVGLKIVVDGELKQKIIYTANVPEQSVHSVLYVEPFCTFIEVPLKLPAGTNTLQLLQTLGITLNDVLVGKPNVLIEDVTVSLLDPRTIEKCTVLFIWATLNSALSSVLG
- a CDS encoding DUF3794 domain-containing protein, whose protein sequence is MLKNFISIEGIANVSEFPTLTTLDRYNQFEVEEQVTIPAEKPEMEQIVSVMVEASIKNYYAIATPTGLKVIIEGELKQKITYVANEPTQSIHSAMFITGFCNFIDIPLNLPSGQNVLNLLQTLGITLDDVVSAPPNIIIEDFSISQIDTRKAKKCAILFAWVRVNALLATYLPA